One window from the genome of Pyrobaculum ferrireducens encodes:
- a CDS encoding GNAT family N-acetyltransferase, with protein MYPTVVIRPATKEDLDSAVQLVVRLKKLNAEFDPLLQVAPDIEQAARKYLENALNNPSSVLVVAVEGSKVVGLLKGDVEDRIFYYPKYAGIIREFYILPEYRRKGIGKRLMMEGMEQLRKRGAEVIMASFPALNEIAINFYKKMGFRPVEYLFAKEV; from the coding sequence ATGTATCCAACTGTAGTAATTAGGCCTGCTACAAAAGAAGACCTTGACTCAGCTGTTCAACTAGTAGTGAGGTTGAAGAAGCTAAATGCCGAGTTTGACCCCTTGTTACAGGTGGCGCCAGACATAGAACAAGCCGCCCGTAAGTATTTAGAAAACGCCTTGAATAACCCCTCCTCTGTGCTGGTGGTTGCGGTGGAGGGCAGTAAGGTGGTGGGTTTGCTGAAAGGCGACGTCGAGGATAGGATATTCTACTACCCAAAGTACGCCGGCATTATCAGGGAGTTCTATATACTACCTGAGTACCGGAGGAAGGGTATTGGCAAGAGGTTGATGATGGAGGGGATGGAGCAGCTGAGGAAGAGAGGCGCCGAGGTGATTATGGCCTCTTTCCCGGCCCTTAACGAAATAGCTATTAACTTTTATAAAAAGATGGGCTTTAGGCCTGTCGAGTACCTATTTGCAAAAGAAGTCTAG
- a CDS encoding NMD3-related protein, with the protein MAKVPCPYCGRLVDRLIEGQCEECYIERHPLVLVKERRLLRCKYCGAVFLGGKWVRGKRGDLGEVARRIISEKTSIRGVLEKAEVSQSDGEIVINVVVKGSPHPSIEPRSLSYVVEFEYEYDICNTCREMLSRREVALLQIRGTPRGLDDTYKKKILNIIEQELLKFKDKKIGFISEIKYLKDGLDIYTTNSNLARHLAYVLHRQFPSSIKETAKVVGVKDGRKVYHMTYSLRLVTYKPGDVVRIRGEEKRIVDIGSRHVVLYSVETGKYDQLTISELLNSEIILIGQ; encoded by the coding sequence GTGGCTAAAGTTCCATGTCCCTACTGCGGCCGTCTTGTGGACAGACTTATTGAGGGTCAGTGTGAAGAGTGTTACATTGAGAGGCACCCCCTGGTGTTGGTGAAGGAGCGGAGGTTGCTGAGATGTAAATACTGCGGCGCGGTGTTCCTAGGGGGTAAATGGGTGAGGGGGAAGAGAGGCGACTTAGGGGAGGTGGCTAGGAGGATCATATCTGAAAAGACCTCGATCAGAGGTGTTTTAGAGAAGGCGGAGGTTTCGCAAAGTGATGGTGAGATAGTAATCAACGTAGTTGTTAAAGGCTCTCCACACCCCTCTATTGAGCCGAGGTCGTTAAGCTACGTAGTGGAGTTCGAATACGAATACGACATTTGTAATACCTGTAGAGAAATGCTGAGTCGTAGAGAGGTTGCTCTACTACAGATAAGAGGCACCCCTCGAGGACTCGATGACACATATAAAAAGAAAATACTTAATATAATTGAACAAGAACTATTAAAATTTAAAGATAAGAAAATCGGATTTATTAGTGAAATAAAATATTTGAAAGATGGGCTGGATATTTATACTACTAATTCAAATTTAGCTAGACATTTAGCATATGTCTTGCATAGGCAGTTCCCCAGTTCTATAAAGGAGACCGCAAAGGTGGTTGGTGTTAAAGACGGCAGGAAAGTATACCACATGACTTATTCATTGCGTCTAGTTACGTATAAGCCCGGCGACGTGGTGAGGATACGGGGGGAGGAGAAGAGGATTGTCGACATCGGTAGTAGGCACGTGGTTCTTTACTCTGTAGAAACAGGTAAGTACGATCAATTGACGATTTCGGAGCTCTTGAATAGTGAAATAATACTTATAGGTCAATAA
- a CDS encoding DNA cytosine methyltransferase, whose translation MYNVVDLFAGGGGFGLGFAKAGFRIRVAVDVDRDAARTYSANHSKTVVMQEDVRLVSYRDLLKYSNTVDVVIGSPPCEPFTAANPERMEEPADRLYVDPAGQLTLEFIRLVGEIGPRVFVMENVAALAEEPLKTYIRREFKRVGYDEVYFNVLHAEDYGVPSRRRRVFISNIEIKPPKTGGVTVRQALHGLPPPDSAYPPNHDTVTISIKKQERIAKMRPGEALMRFRGAGGFYENYIRLVWDDVAPTVMGSRRFIHPEEHRLLTVREQARLMGYPDDYVFLGSKDSQFNQVGESVPPPLAYAIAVEVRKYLEGRG comes from the coding sequence GTGTATAACGTAGTTGATCTATTTGCAGGTGGCGGGGGGTTCGGCCTGGGGTTCGCCAAGGCCGGGTTTAGAATCAGGGTTGCAGTTGATGTGGATAGAGACGCGGCGCGGACCTACAGCGCTAACCACAGCAAAACGGTGGTGATGCAGGAGGACGTGAGGCTCGTCAGCTACAGAGACTTATTGAAGTATTCAAACACCGTCGACGTTGTGATCGGTAGTCCGCCTTGTGAACCCTTCACGGCAGCTAACCCTGAGAGAATGGAGGAACCTGCCGACAGGCTCTACGTAGACCCCGCCGGGCAACTGACGCTGGAATTTATAAGACTCGTAGGTGAAATAGGGCCGAGGGTATTTGTAATGGAAAACGTCGCGGCGCTGGCTGAGGAGCCTTTAAAGACGTACATAAGGAGGGAGTTCAAGAGGGTGGGCTACGACGAAGTATACTTCAACGTCTTGCATGCCGAGGACTACGGCGTGCCCAGCAGAAGGCGCCGGGTCTTCATATCAAATATCGAGATAAAGCCCCCCAAGACCGGCGGCGTTACGGTCAGACAAGCGCTCCACGGCCTGCCTCCACCCGACAGCGCCTACCCGCCGAATCACGACACTGTGACCATCAGCATAAAGAAACAGGAGAGGATAGCTAAGATGAGGCCTGGCGAGGCCTTGATGAGGTTCCGGGGGGCCGGCGGCTTCTATGAAAACTATATAAGGCTGGTGTGGGACGACGTGGCGCCCACCGTCATGGGCTCCCGGAGGTTTATCCACCCCGAGGAGCACAGGCTCCTCACTGTGAGAGAGCAGGCCAGGTTGATGGGATATCCAGACGACTACGTCTTCCTCGGCTCAAAAGACTCCCAATTCAACCAAGTCGGGGAGAGTGTCCCCCCTCCCCTCGCCTACGCAATAGCGGTAGAAGTGCGAAAATATTTAGAGGGGAGGGGATAG
- the pheT gene encoding phenylalanine--tRNA ligase subunit beta, producing MPVIDIAKFDIERLTGLKFEEVAKLLEHVKCEVEEADGERVKVEVTHDRPDHFSAEGLARTLKGVAGVETGLPVIKLGPSPIKLVAGHIEERPYISMAVVRGVRLDDEAVRQLIQLQEKIHETYGRGRRRIAIGYYDVSKIKPPIYYRRISQDDEYTPLGFDKPIKVRDMYQLTEQGRRYSPLIHIERPPALVDSAGQIMVVIPVLGSECCKITERTTDVLIDVTGTDPRAVVNALSILIYALLERSGPRQVELVEGGTGYSHEYVKIETDERAVGDLLGVELSRADFLRYVKMARFDYVDGHVVVPPYRINVLSWVDVAEEVAVMIGYNQLPREAPRVMAAGRRHRVEVATQELRKSLLSMGFTEVNNYVLTDDSVGDFCRPARVANPISELYTTVRCSLVPQLVATAAAVKRREVKLFEVGEVVREGRTVRALALLISREGATLTDGLSAIKALCHRLGWSCKFKPLEAAWALPSRAAEVVGDVAGYVAEVNPDILTKLRHTTPTVAAELFIHMQS from the coding sequence GTGCCTGTTATAGACATTGCGAAATTCGACATAGAGAGGCTGACAGGTCTCAAATTCGAGGAGGTGGCGAAGCTACTGGAACACGTCAAGTGCGAGGTGGAGGAGGCCGACGGCGAGAGGGTAAAGGTCGAGGTTACTCATGACAGGCCGGACCACTTCTCCGCGGAGGGGCTTGCCAGAACCCTAAAGGGCGTCGCAGGCGTCGAGACGGGACTCCCAGTTATCAAGCTGGGGCCCTCCCCCATTAAACTCGTCGCTGGGCACATAGAGGAGAGGCCCTACATCTCCATGGCGGTGGTTAGGGGAGTCCGGCTAGACGACGAGGCGGTGAGGCAACTCATACAGCTACAAGAAAAGATACACGAGACCTACGGCAGGGGGAGGCGGCGGATAGCCATCGGCTACTACGACGTCTCTAAGATAAAGCCGCCTATATACTACAGAAGGATTTCACAAGATGACGAGTACACGCCCCTCGGCTTCGACAAGCCGATAAAAGTTAGAGACATGTACCAGCTAACTGAGCAGGGCCGTAGGTACAGCCCCTTGATCCACATAGAGCGGCCCCCGGCGCTGGTGGACTCGGCAGGGCAGATAATGGTCGTGATCCCAGTCCTGGGCTCGGAGTGTTGTAAAATCACCGAACGCACCACCGACGTGCTGATAGACGTGACCGGCACCGATCCCCGCGCCGTCGTCAACGCCCTATCCATATTGATATACGCCCTCCTCGAGCGGAGCGGCCCCAGGCAGGTGGAGTTGGTCGAGGGGGGTACGGGCTACAGCCACGAATACGTAAAGATAGAGACCGACGAGAGGGCCGTGGGTGATCTACTCGGCGTGGAGCTCAGCCGGGCCGACTTTCTTAGGTATGTCAAAATGGCGCGCTTCGATTACGTGGACGGCCACGTGGTGGTGCCGCCCTACCGCATTAACGTACTGTCGTGGGTAGACGTGGCCGAGGAGGTGGCCGTGATGATAGGCTACAACCAGCTACCCAGGGAGGCTCCCAGGGTCATGGCGGCTGGGAGGAGGCACCGCGTCGAGGTGGCGACGCAGGAGCTACGGAAGTCCCTACTCTCGATGGGCTTTACAGAGGTGAATAACTACGTCTTGACAGACGACTCGGTGGGAGATTTCTGCAGGCCGGCGCGGGTGGCCAACCCCATATCTGAGCTCTACACCACCGTGAGGTGCTCCCTAGTTCCGCAACTCGTGGCAACAGCCGCCGCAGTCAAGAGGCGGGAGGTTAAGCTATTCGAAGTAGGGGAAGTGGTGCGGGAGGGCAGAACAGTCAGAGCCCTCGCCCTCCTCATAAGCCGCGAGGGGGCGACGCTTACAGACGGGCTATCTGCAATAAAAGCGCTGTGCCACCGCCTCGGCTGGAGCTGCAAGTTTAAGCCGCTGGAGGCGGCGTGGGCCCTGCCCAGCAGAGCCGCCGAGGTTGTGGGAGACGTCGCGGGGTACGTCGCGGAGGTAAACCCCGACATCTTGACAAAGCTGAGACACACAACGCCCACCGTGGCCGCCGAGCTGTTTATACACATGCAATCGTAG